AGATGCAATCTGCTCGTTATAATGTCTTGATTATGAAATGAAGATTAGCAAGCCAAAAATGAAGATTGCGAACTGCTCGCTGTATATATCGAAATATATATATAAGGAGTTGCTGGCTAGGTTTCGAAAATGCAGAATTCGCAACATGAAATTCGATCTTGTCGTTGAATTGTGAGTTGGGTCACCATCTTCATGAGTCATGACTAAGTCGGCATACACAACAAGTTCTCTGACTTTGCATGCAATCAAAACTTGGTCACAGTGGAAGTCGTGGGTTCGTTCTCTTTTGCAGGACAGTCACATCGATCTCTGAATAAACACTATGCGTTGTTGGTTCATATGTATATTGGATCGAGGACATGAGTTTTGGTCCACAAAATTATTGCAAATCTTCATCATTCTAGATGTAAGTAATTATTCTAGATGTAAGTAATGTTGAAAATCATCGATCAATCTCTGTCGTTATTATGAGATGCCCCATAACTCATGCATGTTAACAACCTACAAGCATTGCTATTTGGTCCATGCAAAGCCCTATCATCCTTCTTTTCTTGTCTTGGTGATCCTATTTTCTGCCCCTAGCTATATATATAGTTTGGATACAATCCAAATTTGGATGAAAAGACTAAGTAAAAGTAAGACAAATTCTCAAAGATGTCTAACCGGTAACACATATCCGCATAATCTCGACCTAAAATCCGAATGAAGGAAAAAAGACAGTCCAGCTAAAAAAATCTTATCTTTGTTGGTACCAGATTTGAAGATTATAAGAAAACAGTGACATGTACATTACAGATAGTGCAAATTTCACTTCCCTACGATTAAAAGTTTAAACTTAAAACAAAATTGAAACAAACTCGAAAAGTTTTCAGAAAAGAATTTGTCTAATGGTCTGATCGCGATGCCCAATGGACTTTATATCAAACAAAGCCCATTTTCATAATAGCAGCCAACTCGGGTTTAGGCCATTGGGTCTGATACCTTCCTCATTCAGCAGCTTAAAGCTTAAACCCTAACCCCCTCAGAGCCACCATTTTCTGTTAAACCCTGAATCATGTTCCTCCTCCGTAAAATCTCCCACAAACCCCGAAATTCCCAACCCATCCTCACCGTCGCCGCCCGTCTCTTCACAAGTCCCGTAAATTCTATTCCCGATGAGCCCACCTCCGCCCATTACGACCTCCTGGTCAACGCCGCCGGCGAATCCAGAGACTTCGACAACCTCCACCACCTCCTCACCAAGCGCGTGAAGGACCACTGCTTCAACACCGTCAACACTTTCAAGTTCATCACCAACTCCGAGGCTTCCCTCTCCCTCCTCCCCAAGCTCTCCCAGACCCTCGCGCGTCTCCCCAAAGGCTTCACGCGCAAGTGCGCGTACGATGCTCTCATTTCCCGCCTCTGCAAGCTGGGGCGCGTCGAGGAGGCGCTGCGCGTGGTGGAGCTGATGGCGCGTGAGGATTACGGCCTCAACGCGTGTAGCTTCCACGCGATTCTGAATCTGCTTACCAAGAAGCAGAGGAACATGGCAGAGGCGCGGCGCGTGGTGGAGCTGATGAGGAAGTCCGGGGCCCCGCCGGATCTGACGTCGTATAATTATCTTCTCATGGGGTATTGCTTCTCCGGCGATTTGGCTCAGGCGGCCGGAATTTTGAGTGCTATGGAGGAGGAGGGGCTGAGGGTGGACGCGCGTACATACGACGCGCTGGTGCTCGCCGCGTGCAATGCGGGGAAGTTGGACGGGGCTATGGTGCTGCTGAGGAGGATGGCGGACGATGGAGTGCCGGTGCTGCTGTCGACCCACGTGTACGTTGTTAATTCGCTGCTGAGCCGCGGATTTTACGAGCAAGCGGTTAAGTTTGTGAGGGGTTTTAGCGGGAAGGACACGTGGTTGGATACGGAGGCTTTTGGGAGATTGGCTGTGAAGCTCATTAAGCTCGAGAGGTTTGGTGAGGCGAAGGAGGTTTTGGATGAGATGCGTAAAAGGGGTTTAGTTATTGTAGATCAATTGAAGGATTATGAATCAAAGATTACAAATAAGAAATATTAGTTTATAGTGTTTTTAGGATTATGAATCAAAGATGTGACCATCTTTACATTATAGAGAATTGTCTCATTATGTTTGGAAATGACGTAAACATGTTTCGAATGTTCTTATTGATTTTATGAATATCACATTTTAATCGCTAATAGCTGAAATCAACGCTCGTATAATAGGCCATAGGATGAATAAAGATGACACCTTATTGTATATTATCATTTGTTGTGACGAGGACTCAAACCATGCCATCTCAATTTTAATCGTCTGACATCATAGTTTTTTTTTTTTTTATTCACAAGTTACAATTTCGTGAGTCGAATTCACAACTTCTCACTTACTATAGGAACACTATGCCGCTAGATCAAATGATACTGGACTATCATCTTAGATCTGGATTCTTTGTTTTACGTGTATTGTGTAGCTTGAAATCATGAGTTACCAAAATTGTTTCCCGTATTTCTCCACATTAGGGTCGGGTGACCGGTCGGACGAATAATTTCCCCGCCTCTCTTGACCAGTAAAAAAGTAAAAAAAAAAGTTGGTAAAATCTGGAGAGTGAAACGAACCAACCATCCAACAGAGAGGTAGGACATGTGTAACGCATGTTGGAAGGCAAAGCAGTTCCACATGGTTAAACTAAAACAGTTACTAGCCTGTCCAACCCCAATAGGAAACCTGACGTCACCGCCGGTCGAATCCACGGCCAGATTTCCATTCCTTTCCGAGCCCGATCCTTTTCCTCTCTCATCTCAATTCTCAAACCCATTCCCCCAAAACCACCACCATCTCTCTTCCCATCTCTTTGAACCCGAACCCGACCCATGGAGCGCCCGACCCGGCCCTACGCCCCGGGCGGCCGGGAAGACTGCTGGAGCGACGACGCCACGTCAGTGCTGATCACGGCCTGGGGCGACCGTTACCTCCGTCTCAACCGCGGCAACCTCCGCCAAAAGGACTGGACAGAAGTCGCCGACGCCGTCAACTCCCGCCGTGACGGCGCCGTTTACAAGACGGACGGGCAGTGCAAGAACCGAATCGACACGCTGAAGAAGAAGTACAAGCTCGAAAAGTCCAAGCCCTTCCCGTCGTCCTGGATCTTCTACGACACTCTCGACTCCCTCATCGGAGTCCCCTCCTCCTCAAACGCTGCCGTTTTGAACAAACCCTCAAAGCAGCCGCTCACTCTCGCCCTGACCCTCAAAGCCGCCGACCCGCCAAGCCCGGAGAGCGATGATGACGTGGAGGAGGAGGAGGGGGGAGTAGGGTTGGGGGGTGGGGCGGCGTGTAGGGAATTGGCTAGGGCGATACTGAAGTTTGGGGAGATTTATGAGAGGATGGAGAGGTCGAAGCAGGATCAGGAGGTTGAGCTGGAGAAGCAGAGGATGGCTTTTACTAAGGAGCTTGAGGTGGAGAGGTTGAATATGTTTATGGATGCTCAGTTGGAGCTGGAGAAGATGAGGAAGAAGCGCCCCAAATACTCTCATTCTTCCGGTACTGATTCACTGGGTTTTCGTGCATTTTCGCTTAGACAATTTTGTTCAATGCCTATTCTACAAGCAACTGTTTTACAATCTAGTTTGAACTTGTCACATTGGTGCTTTGCGCGAGTTATATTTCACTAAGATTGGTTTATGTTTATGTTTAGGGTGTGATGTTTGTTGTTTTGGTGTGTTTGATACAGGTAAGAAGTTGTGAGCTGAGATTGCAGGAGCAGCAGAATTATATCATCCATAGGTTTGCAGCTAGATTCAAACATTTGGGAGCAGAAAGGCCTATGTTGTGTGTACATGAGTAGTTGCTTTGCTACAGAGTTCCTGTAC
Above is a window of Fragaria vesca subsp. vesca linkage group LG7, FraVesHawaii_1.0, whole genome shotgun sequence DNA encoding:
- the LOC101302313 gene encoding pentatricopeptide repeat-containing protein At3g56030-like, with translation MFLLRKISHKPRNSQPILTVAARLFTSPVNSIPDEPTSAHYDLLVNAAGESRDFDNLHHLLTKRVKDHCFNTVNTFKFITNSEASLSLLPKLSQTLARLPKGFTRKCAYDALISRLCKLGRVEEALRVVELMAREDYGLNACSFHAILNLLTKKQRNMAEARRVVELMRKSGAPPDLTSYNYLLMGYCFSGDLAQAAGILSAMEEEGLRVDARTYDALVLAACNAGKLDGAMVLLRRMADDGVPVLLSTHVYVVNSLLSRGFYEQAVKFVRGFSGKDTWLDTEAFGRLAVKLIKLERFGEAKEVLDEMRKRGLVIVDQLKDYESKITNKKY
- the LOC101302604 gene encoding uncharacterized protein LOC101302604, which encodes MERPTRPYAPGGREDCWSDDATSVLITAWGDRYLRLNRGNLRQKDWTEVADAVNSRRDGAVYKTDGQCKNRIDTLKKKYKLEKSKPFPSSWIFYDTLDSLIGVPSSSNAAVLNKPSKQPLTLALTLKAADPPSPESDDDVEEEEGGVGLGGGAACRELARAILKFGEIYERMERSKQDQEVELEKQRMAFTKELEVERLNMFMDAQLELEKMRKKRPKYSHSSGTDSLGFRAFSLRQFCSMPILQATVLQSSLNLSHWCFARVIFH